From the genome of Primulina huaijiensis isolate GDHJ02 chromosome 11, ASM1229523v2, whole genome shotgun sequence:
ATTTACGATTATTTTGGTGAAATTGAAACATTTGGGACTGAATTGGAGAACAAACAAAATACATGGGCATTTTCGATGGAATTTTGAGAGTGTTTTCcgtttattttaatgtaaatattatcaatttggaaaaaaaactaATTATGAGTGTTCATTCCAGCTAAATGTTTGGGATTGAATCGGGAAATAAATAATACATTCGGGATTGAATTGGAGACTTTTCATGTTGTTTCTAGTTAAATGTTTTAGAATCAATCACACACTTGATTCATGCAGTGCCTGGTTGGGTGCATATTGCGGTACATTTGAAATACATTATATGGGGAAATTGCATATACTACCCCCGTGATATCCCGAGTTGGCATAAATCCCCTCGTGAAAAATTTATCATCTAAAAACTCCCTGTGTTTTTTAATGTTCAGCTCACGCATGCCAACCATGCTTTTAgtcaaacaaaattttttattgtccAAAATGTCCCTCCTTAAATAATAAGCTcaattatttcattttcatttttgctGGGTTGGAATCCGATGAAGCTTTTGCCCTAACCTTCTCGAAACGAAGCGTTGGAGCTGGGAGATGATATTGTCAACGAAGTGCTCTTTATGACCTGTGCTGGGTGATTTTTCATCGATTATCTCAGTAAGTTATTgtttttctaataaaatttgtgCTTAAATTTAACTTTTTTCCCTCCTTTGAAATGGGAATTCTCTTTGCGACTTGTGTATGGTAGATCTCCATTGTAAGTTAATGTTTTTTCTTTACAGTATAGAGACATCATGGAATCGACAGTTAGGATTGAGTTGTGGCATGGTGGGAAATTTGATGAGCAGCACAACAACTTATACAGAGATGGTAAGAAATTTGTGATTCCAGATGTTGATCTTGATAGGTTTTGCctcgatgacttgtttgataTGTTAAAAGCGGCTGGAGGACAACAAATGAATGTGGATTTTTTCTTCCAATTGCCGAAAAATGCATTTACCACTGAAATGGTGAAGATTGTTGGTGATGCAGAGATCCGTACGATGTGTAATTTCTTTAGGAATCATAGTGTTATAACATTGTGGTCACAAGAGAATAATTTCACCCCACTGAAAGATGCAATTATTGGTGTTGGATGTAATCCAAGTGATGATACAAAGGCTGGACCACTAGTAATGAATGCAACTGATGATAATGAAGGGGGGACAAGTGAGTCATTTGGGAGTGACCTGATAGATGATAACGACATTGGACTTGATGATGTTTCAATTGGAGATGATGAAGACTCATTAGATGGTAGCTTTCATGAATCTGATGAGGATGTTGATTCAGACTCTTCTACAGAGAATGATGCAGAAGATGATAAAAGAAGAAGCCAATCGAAGCCACATAATGAAAAGGCCACAGAGTGTTGGTATAGCGACATTGAGTTAGAGGATGAACTTATTAGTTTTGTAAGTTCTGATGATGATGATTCTTGTTCAAAACATCATGTCTTCTCTGAGAGAATGAACATGAAAAGGTTTGAACTGGTAGTGGGTATGAAATTCAAAGATGTGCATGAATTTAGAAGTGTTCTTGTTGATTGGACTGTGAGATCTGGAGCGGAGCTAGTATTTAAAAAGAATGAGAAAAGAAGGGTTACTGCAGTGTGCAAGGCTGGATGTGAATGGAGATTGCATGCCAGTTTGGTAATGGGAGGGCCAACATTTCAGATAAAAACTCTTACTGGAAAACATACATGTGTTAGGGCCAGTAACAACAAGTTGGCAACGTATAAATATTTGTCTAAAAGGATTGAAATGATTGTGTGCGAGAATCCTACAATTCCAGTGGACAAGCTTAAAAGACTTATCAGAAGAAAATGTAATGTAGATGTGAGCAAATATAAAGCATACAGGGCCAAGAAAGCTGCTCTAGAAAAACTTAAAGGAAAGTTTAAAGATCAATATCTTAAACTTTGGGATTACTGTGAGACTGTTAGGAAATATAACCCAGGTAGCAAGATTTTAGTGAAAAGGGATCACTCATTTTCTGTGCCTACATTTCAAAGAATGTATTTTAGTCTTCAAGCTTTGAAGTCTGGGTTTTTAGCTGGTTGTCGACCTGTTATAGGTCTTGATGGATGTTTCTTGAAAACAAATTACGGTGGACAACTTCTAGTAGCTATTGGCAGAGATGgaaatgaaaatgttttcccAATATCAATGGCAGTGGTGCAAGTGGAGAATTTTGATAATTGGAGATGGTTCATTAGTGAGTTGTTGGAAGACATCGGATTCGAGAGATGGACATTCATCAGTGACAGACAAAAGGGGCTGTTAGAGGCGCTTAATGAGCTTGCACCAGAGTGTGAACATAGATTTTGTGTACGCCATTTGTACCAAAATTTTGCAAGAAAGCATCCTGGTTTAGAATTGAAAGGAATGTTGTGGGCAGCCGCAAGTACAACAAACAAGAATGAGTTTGCTATGTGGATGAAAAGAATAGAAGCAGCTGATAGAAAGACTTCTCCAGATCATGAGACTGCAGCTGAATGGTTGAACAAAATCCCACCTGCTCATTGGGCCAGGTCTCATTTCCTTATTTCTTCATTTTCCGATGTTATTGTTAATAACATGGTTGAATCTTTTAATAGCTATATTTTGGAGGCAAGAGATATGCCCATAATCTCTATGTTTGAATGGATTAGAACCAAATTAATGACAAGAATTCAGGTGAAGAGAGAGGGAATAGAGAAGTACGGGGGTGAGATTTGTCCTAACATTGTTAAAACATTGAATGAAAACGAACAAAAGAGCAGAAATTGTGTTGTTTTCTTTTGTGGAATGATGGAGTACCAGATTCAGACTCCAAATTGACAAAATGTTGTTGATTTAGCAAAAAAAGAATGTAGCTGTGGGAGGTTTCAACTGTGTGGATATCCTTGTGCACATGCTTGTGCAGCAATAAGAGAACATCGGATGCAGGTTTCTGAATTTGTTCACCAATATTACAAGAAAGAAGCCTACTTAAGGACATATTCTTACATGATTCATGCAGTACCAGGTGAAGATGATTATTGTAAGACAGAATATGAGCCTCTAGGGCCACCCGAGGTGAAGAAAAGAGCTGGAAGGCCtaagaaaaaaaggaaaatggGAATAGACGAGGTACAAAAAACTTCTACAAGACAAGGTTTGACCCACACTTGCTCTAATTGCTTGGAAACAGGCCATAATAAATCTAGTTGCACAAATCCTACGCATTATAGGTCTAGGTGTTATCAGGTATGAGATTGAGATTGTGTTTGTTGATGCTTGAGTAACGAATAAATGACTGACTTTGTCTTCATTTTTCAGGGCTCATCAAGAATTCAAAGCAGGGGAAAAAAGACAAATGCATCCAAGAGTCTCAGAACAATTTCTAATCAGGTATTAATATTGTGCATTATTTACAAAACTCATAGAACtttcattttccaaaatattttcagGGCACAACTCCTAGTGAGAGTCAAAGAGCAGCAACTTCACCTCCAGTATCACAACATCAATCACTGTATTCAAGCCCATTTCATTCATGGTATACTTTAGTCTCACAACGACATCCATCATCCTCACAGCAAAAACAATCCTCTAGTGCAACAAAACCACCGAAGGCAAGTTCTTCAAGTGCTCATGCTCGTGCTAGTGCTAGTGCAAAGGCACGTGAAAATTTAAGTGCAACCACAAGTGCAAGAACAATTGAAAATGCAACAGCAAGTGCAACAGCAAGTGCAATGGGAAGTGAGAATGTGAGTGCAGTGGCAAATGCATCATGTGGAGGGAAAACTTTGATGTAAAACATTGATATGCTAACAAAGTTCATTGTGTCGTTTTGTTACTTTTGGAACCAGTGTACCTTTGATTGTAAGGAAAACTTTGATGTCAAAACTTGCAAAGTTGACATTTGCAACCTATTTATGTCAATGGTATTTATTTGCATTTCATGTTGcatttatgctttaaaatactaaaaaaagatgcaaaatactaaaataacaaagATATAAATCGAAATACTTAATATTTCAGATTACATTAGAGTTGATTGAACAAAGTTTTCATAATCAACAATACATAGTTACTGCAGATTGCATTTACCCCAAATTACAAGCAAAGCACAATAACCCCAAATTACATCAACCTAACACAAGAACCTTACTACTAAATAACTAGCATCCATTACACAAACTCATCAAAGCTTGCATCTGCATTAAGTGTTGGATCggatttttaaaatcttaaattgaaGTATCACTTCTTCATTGCCGTTGTCGGGTGAGCTCTCGGTTGCTGGCCTTGGCGTTGAGGTCGATGCATTCCCAGCGTCCATCTCAGACTTCACTTCGGAGGAACCTCCAACATCAACACCTCTTACAATTTCAGGCAAACACCAGCGGAAATAaccacattttttaaaataacaacaataatacaGACGTCCCTTCGATGGTTTGGTTTCGGTTTGAACAACTCTAATCTCTGCCCTAACATTGCACTTGCACAGTGGAGTTTGGGGATATTTTACATCAACATTTGGATTCATAATTTTGGATCAATCTAGGGTTTTTAAAATGGGAAATGCAGAAGTCGCgaaatgaagaagaagaagaggtcTTCTATTTCTATACTGAACGAGGGCATTTTAGACAAAAAAACTCATACAACAAGGACAATTCGCAACTTTATGCGCGTGTTGTATAAACCATACTGGCGAGGGGGCATAAGCTGGACATTAAAAAACACAGGGAGTTTTTAGATGATAAATTTTTCACGAGGGGATTTATGCCAACTCGGGATATCACGGGGGTAGTATATGCAATTTCCCCtacattatatatgcattttCAAACATACAAAAGAAATATATTCTATATGTcctttcaaatatatttatgtgtCTATATGTTAAAACACTTACGTTTTGATGAGTTAACAAAACTGTTGATCTAATCATTAATTAGAGAGCTTAACTGAACTGAATTAAAAAAGAAACCGATCATTCATTCGTATATATGTTTTCAAAGCAAAATTGTTAATCAGAGCTCTATTGTTGCCTAAGTGaaattgatattgaataattcgATGGCAAAAGGTAATTGATAGAAGTCAAAGTGATAAAAGGTCGCTGACAAGAGCTGAATTGACCACAAAGCAACTAATAGAACAGTATATCTCGGTAGATCAGTCTAAACAATCGACATTTCTTGAACATCTGCTGAGCATTCCTGAAGAGAAGAACCCAGCTGATGATTGGATAATATCTCGCGTAACAACTTTTTAAGTCCGTTGAATGTCAGAATTCATGAGCACTACCCAAATGGTACTACTTTTCAGAAAAGACGATAAAATGACACAACGATGTTTCATAACgacaatatttttttctttgaacaCTAAAACTCAAGAAGACCTCCTTCACTAAGATTGTCATGTTCTCCAAAGAGGATTTTGGTGATTGAAAATTAGAAAGCAGGCTCATTTAACTGCACATGCTGATAATgtgtggtatgtcatcacatATTGACCAACGAAAATCATAAAGGCCAATACAGCTATTGCAATTTCAGATGGTGCACCTCAAATGATTGAAAAGCCACGAAATGATAAGGCTGGTGAAGACAAGAAGAAAACCAACTTAGATAACGTGACTCAGAAAATTCTATAAAAGACATtagacaaaaatattttcagtaaaatcaAGATGTATTATACTGTTAAAGACATCTGAGAGAAACTGACTCAGTTGTGCTAGGGCAATGACCAAACGAAAGACAACAAATTGTCTGTTGCTTTATAGAAGTTTGATGGTATCAAGATGAATGCGGGGGAGTCTATGTCAGACTTTGATGTACGAGTGAGCAGCATTATAATCGAGTTGGCTGCTCTGGGAAAAAATTATGGAAATCGTGAGATAGCTCTGAAGGTGATGAAGGCATTCCCAGGAGAATGAGATGTCAAAACAATGGGCATGCGTGAATCAAAAGACCTTAACAATATTAAAATGCACGATTTTTTTGCAGACCTTAAGGCATATAAATTTGAACTTGATTCAACAATCGATAGTGAATAGCATCCAAACTGATGAAGGCTTTGGCTGATACATCAATTATCTGTCTGTCTCGAAAGAGAAGACAATCAAGCTTTTAAGCAATGATGCGATGTCATTATTTGTGAAACAATTTGGCAAGTTTTTAAGGAAGAACCAAGGCAGTTTCCAAATACCAAGCAGACACAATAATTACCAAAAGGAGTCGACTGATGAAGACAATGCATGTTTCAACTGTGAGAAAGAAGACTGATCTCATGACAAGAaaacgaagaagaagaagttcaaggaTGACAAGTCATTCAAGAAGAGAAGAGACCAGAAGGTACTGGAGGCTGAGGACAGTAAGACCAAGTGGACAGATTCCGATTCTGACCCTCCACTATTGAAAGTGATAAAGATTAGGTGCAGTGCCTCATGGCGGATGTCGAGCTGGATTCCACTAgtgaatatatatttgattttagctCAATTGTTTTTACATGAAATGGTCTCATTACTGTACTTCACGATATAGTAAATGAGTATAAGAGACTTTCCCAATCATTCAAAGAAGTTAAAGCAAAACGAACAAAACTAACTGATAGGGATACAGAGCCTAACTAGGAACAGTCAAGTGAAGTGTTCTATCTTAAGGCAGAGATTGAAAAGCTCAAGACTGAGAATGAGCAAGTACAGGTTGAGCATCGGCAATTAATTTCTAGATTCAAAAAAGACGACCGTTACAGGAGATGTCAATA
Proteins encoded in this window:
- the LOC140987718 gene encoding uncharacterized protein; this encodes MESTVRIELWHGGKFDEQHNNLYRDGKKFVIPDVDLDRFCLDDLFDMLKAAGGQQMNVDFFFQLPKNAFTTEMVKIVGDAEIRTMCNFFRNHSVITLWSQENNFTPLKDAIIGVGCNPSDDTKAGPLVMNATDDNEGGTSESFGSDLIDDNDIGLDDVSIGDDEDSLDGSFHESDEDVDSDSSTENDAEDDKRRSQSKPHNEKATECWYSDIELEDELISFVSSDDDDSCSKHHVFSERMNMKRFELVVGMKFKDVHEFRSVLVDWTVRSGAELVFKKNEKRRVTAVCKAGCEWRLHASLGQ
- the LOC140988704 gene encoding uncharacterized protein; this translates as MIVCENPTIPVDKLKRLIRRKCNVDVSKYKAYRAKKAALEKLKGKFKDQYLKLWDYCETVRKYNPGSKILVKRDHSFSVPTFQRMYFSLQALKSGFLAGCRPVIGLDGCFLKTNYGGQLLVAIGRDGNENVFPISMAVVQVENFDNWRWFISELLEDIGFERWTFISDRQKGLLEALNELAPECEHRFCVRHLYQNFARKHPGLELKGMLWAAASTTNKNEFAMWMKRIEAADRKTSPDHETAAEWLNKIPPAHWARSHFLISSFSDVIVNNMVESFNSYILEARDMPIISMFEWIRTKLMTRIQVKREGIEKYGGEICPNIVKTLNENEQKSRNCVVFFCGMMEYQIQTPN